Proteins from a genomic interval of Chitinophagales bacterium:
- a CDS encoding RICIN domain-containing protein: MKNLNLFLLVGLIFFSTGNLFSQVTHTPWQIHKGGGAIDFDVRTNKNAYDRMGHGDPRAYELKNIPAKDDAGWQAAPMRDGKVFFTETSTIPCQEKIDFTYFQTIIDVPSNVNVSELTISYDRADDGARIYFFNSKSPNGHFNPDADLRYNHPNDLRNINLANQVAVGENRVVIVQFDDCATGNNVSGINIKVNGAEIKTPPKEKSTTNLDGKVFFIQSNASNAGGRVIDAGDQNAGRVGSRVYLWDLHRGTQQQWKFIASDKGPDVYQMVSLYQNTGAVKYLDADFAEMVNDGGKIQLWSDNGGVGNQQWKVSINPNGTYRFAVYHPNAGGRVLDANPDTQMNNGGKIHLWHAMNGNKNQEWKLLPLAPAIKILSANYGLEKTHEIAKILQEMVDKGETNINIRNHIIIYPYKLADPAPGRQKKLNITYSVDGKEFTKTVTEGGTLTF, encoded by the coding sequence ATGAAAAACTTAAATTTATTCTTATTAGTTGGACTTATCTTTTTTTCCACGGGAAACCTATTCTCACAAGTAACCCATACACCTTGGCAAATACATAAGGGAGGCGGGGCTATCGATTTTGATGTCAGAACAAATAAAAATGCCTATGATAGAATGGGACATGGCGACCCCAGAGCATACGAGCTCAAAAATATTCCAGCCAAAGACGATGCAGGATGGCAAGCCGCTCCAATGCGTGATGGAAAAGTCTTCTTTACAGAAACATCTACCATCCCATGTCAAGAAAAAATTGATTTCACCTATTTTCAAACCATCATTGATGTTCCCTCCAATGTCAATGTCAGTGAACTCACCATCTCCTACGATAGGGCAGATGACGGCGCACGGATTTACTTCTTCAATTCCAAAAGCCCCAATGGTCATTTCAACCCTGACGCTGATTTGAGATACAATCACCCTAACGATCTTAGAAACATCAACTTAGCAAATCAAGTTGCAGTCGGTGAAAATCGAGTAGTAATTGTTCAGTTTGATGACTGTGCTACTGGAAACAATGTGTCTGGAATCAATATTAAAGTAAATGGCGCAGAAATTAAAACTCCTCCAAAAGAAAAAAGTACCACTAATCTCGATGGCAAAGTATTCTTCATACAAAGCAACGCTAGCAATGCAGGAGGAAGAGTGATAGACGCTGGAGACCAAAATGCAGGGAGAGTTGGCTCTAGAGTATATCTCTGGGATTTACATAGAGGAACACAACAACAATGGAAATTCATTGCTTCTGACAAAGGACCAGATGTTTACCAAATGGTATCTTTATACCAAAATACAGGAGCAGTCAAATACTTAGATGCAGATTTCGCCGAAATGGTAAATGACGGAGGCAAAATTCAGCTTTGGTCAGACAACGGAGGAGTAGGAAACCAACAGTGGAAAGTCTCTATTAATCCCAATGGCACCTATCGTTTTGCCGTTTATCACCCCAATGCAGGAGGCAGAGTATTGGATGCAAATCCAGACACCCAGATGAACAATGGAGGCAAAATCCACCTATGGCACGCTATGAACGGAAACAAAAATCAAGAATGGAAGCTACTACCCCTAGCGCCAGCCATCAAAATTTTATCCGCTAACTATGGGCTAGAGAAAACTCATGAGATAGCTAAGATACTTCAAGAGATGGTTGATAAGGGTGAAACGAACATTAATATAAGAAATCATATAATAATATATCCTTACAAGTTGGCAGATCCTGCACCAGGACGACAAAAGAAGTTGAACATCACCTACTCTGTAGATGGAAAAGAGTTTACAAAAACAGTAACAGAAGGAGGTACTCTCACATTTTAG